The Flavobacteriaceae bacterium 3519-10 genome includes a window with the following:
- a CDS encoding Single-stranded-DNA-specific exonuclease recJ has translation MSQKWIYRPEPDEETVDAISSSLGFGTFESKILVMRGIDNYQKAREFFKPNLNDIHNPFLMKDMQIAVDRVATAIENGEKIMVYGDYDVDGTTAVALMYLYLSKIVDKKYLEYYIPDRNIEGYGISIEGIDHAKNNGFSLIIALDCGIKAIDKVDYAKSLAIDFIICDHHLPGDEIPDAVAVLDPKRKDCRYPFKELSGCGVGFKLCQGLNSIYKIPEAELFELTDLLAISIAADIVSMTGENRVLAKQGLKVLRKSRNLGLRMLIPEEKLATFEISNIVFEIAPKINAAGRISQGKAAVELMVSDNLKQAHQIVNDIITLNDSRREMDMSSTTEALLQVEETQQVQNYTTVVYGSGWNKGVIGIVASRLTETYFKPTLVFTDGNNGEMVASARSVADFDVHDALENCSEFFLKFGGHPAAAGLSMEKDKFDKFREKFEKVVSEKIQQHQKEPSLLIDSDVIPDDLNKDFFSFHRKLAPFGPHNMKPILAMKNQKISGYVKTMGKDNCHLKFYIKQESTGRNIECVGFKLGKFVEDFRNRPFDIAFTAEENHWKGNVTYYLNIRDVKFID, from the coding sequence ATGAGCCAAAAATGGATTTATAGACCGGAGCCCGATGAAGAAACTGTTGATGCCATCAGTTCCTCGCTGGGATTTGGCACGTTCGAATCCAAAATTTTGGTTATGCGGGGTATCGACAATTACCAGAAAGCGCGCGAATTTTTTAAGCCCAACCTTAATGACATCCATAATCCTTTCTTAATGAAGGATATGCAGATCGCTGTAGACCGTGTGGCAACCGCCATAGAAAATGGCGAGAAAATTATGGTATATGGCGATTATGATGTAGACGGCACCACCGCTGTGGCGCTGATGTATCTATATTTAAGTAAAATTGTAGATAAAAAATACCTCGAGTATTATATCCCAGACCGGAATATTGAAGGGTATGGCATCTCAATCGAAGGTATAGATCATGCAAAAAACAATGGATTTTCACTCATTATTGCGTTAGATTGCGGTATAAAGGCAATTGATAAAGTTGATTACGCAAAATCGCTCGCGATCGATTTTATCATCTGCGACCACCATCTTCCGGGCGATGAGATTCCTGACGCCGTGGCTGTTTTAGATCCAAAAAGAAAAGACTGCCGCTACCCTTTCAAAGAACTTTCCGGCTGCGGGGTTGGCTTTAAACTTTGCCAGGGATTAAATTCAATCTATAAAATCCCGGAGGCAGAACTTTTTGAACTCACCGATTTACTGGCCATTTCTATAGCGGCTGATATTGTTTCAATGACTGGCGAAAACCGCGTTCTGGCAAAACAAGGTCTTAAAGTTTTAAGAAAATCGAGAAATTTAGGTCTTAGAATGTTAATCCCTGAAGAGAAACTGGCAACTTTCGAAATATCTAATATCGTATTCGAAATTGCCCCTAAAATAAACGCCGCCGGACGGATTTCTCAGGGAAAAGCGGCAGTAGAGCTGATGGTATCAGATAATCTGAAACAGGCCCACCAGATTGTAAACGACATCATTACGCTCAACGATTCACGACGTGAAATGGACATGAGCAGCACCACCGAAGCCCTTCTGCAGGTGGAAGAAACCCAGCAGGTACAGAATTATACCACCGTGGTTTACGGCTCGGGATGGAATAAAGGCGTCATCGGTATCGTTGCTTCGCGGCTTACAGAAACTTATTTTAAACCCACCCTGGTTTTCACTGATGGAAATAATGGTGAAATGGTAGCTTCCGCACGTTCGGTTGCAGATTTCGATGTACACGACGCACTCGAAAACTGTTCGGAATTCTTTCTGAAATTTGGCGGGCATCCCGCTGCAGCCGGTCTTTCGATGGAAAAAGATAAGTTTGATAAGTTCCGTGAAAAGTTTGAAAAGGTGGTTTCAGAAAAAATTCAGCAACACCAAAAAGAACCATCACTTCTCATTGATTCAGACGTAATTCCGGACGACCTTAACAAAGATTTTTTCAGCTTTCACCGCAAACTCGCACCCTTCGGTCCGCATAATATGAAACCGATTCTTGCAATGAAAAACCAGAAAATTTCGGGATATGTAAAAACGATGGGCAAAGACAACTGCCACCTCAAATTCTACATCAAGCAGGAATCTACCGGCAGAAATATCGAATGTGTAGGTTTTAAACTCGGGAAATTTGTTGAGGATTTCCGCAACAGACCGTTTGATATCGCGTTTACTGCAGAAGAAAATCACTGGAAAGGTAACGTTACCTATTACCTGAATATCCGCGACGTTAAGTTTATCGACTGA
- a CDS encoding 3-dehydroquinate dehydratase II, which yields MNILIVNGPNLNLLGTREPEIYGNLSMEDFFSDLQKDFPAHTLAYYQSNVEGEIINRLQQDDFEALIINPGAFTHYSYAIADCLKNISKPKIEVHISNIYQREEFRQKSVTAVHTNGVLSGFGIEGYRLAVLSLKQ from the coding sequence ATGAACATTTTAATCGTTAACGGTCCCAATCTAAACCTGCTGGGAACCAGGGAACCTGAGATTTACGGCAACCTGTCAATGGAAGACTTTTTTTCGGATTTGCAGAAAGATTTTCCGGCGCACACACTAGCTTATTACCAATCGAACGTCGAAGGCGAGATCATCAACAGGCTTCAACAGGACGATTTCGAAGCGCTGATCATCAACCCCGGTGCCTTCACCCATTATTCTTATGCAATTGCGGACTGTCTTAAAAATATCAGCAAGCCGAAAATTGAAGTCCATATAAGTAATATTTACCAACGCGAGGAGTTCAGACAAAAATCAGTAACAGCAGTTCACACCAACGGTGTTCTTAGTGGTTTCGGTATAGAAGGCTATCGCCTTGCAGTGCTGAGTTTAAAACAGTAA
- a CDS encoding surface antigen (D15), with amino-acid sequence MIKFNLTTYTKTAAICSVLLLNSCSNTKFLQEGQMLYIGGEVKIKNDTLSKKEKSNLSEALEEQLRPKPNTSFLGLRPQLYIYNITKEPKKEKGLRNWLKYKIGEKPVLLSDVDREFNEDIIVNYSENKGFFNAKAVSDTVSKNRKAKVIYTLTPGARYLISNVNFPEDSTVINSEIQAIKGETFLKSGNPFDLDVIKAERERIDEHLKNRGFYYFSDDNIVVQADSTVLKEPKVELFVKLKNNTPALAKEQFTINKTIVFPDYNIDDVKVGKYGIPYNTDSVEVIDDLYIVDPEKKFNPRIFNRALYFDKGDLYNRKDHNLSLNRLISLGVFKFVKNEFVVSDSLNHEFDAYYLLTPRPFQSLRLETLGKTSSANYTGGEVNLNWTHRNFFRGAEQLKAAVYGAFDVQIGGPKDANNIIRVGANAQLSIPRLVAPFRFRSSSAYVPRTNVELGYEYLSRTELYTLHNFNASFGYLWKENERKEHDLKVLDVTVVAPQNVSDKYNEQIYGNEAEGIRPNPSLQRVIDKQLIFGPTYTYTYTNTMLPQKNTFYYKGSLDLAGTIAGIASGADAKAGDQKEMFGIPFSQYTKMEHDLRYYRKVGDKSTIATRIIAGVGYPYGNSITIPYVKQFFVGGSNSIRAFRARTLGPGSYDPTVQNASFFFDQSGDIKLELNAEYRANIYKFLNAAIFADAGNVWLVNEDPERPGGKFSKDFVKEIAVGAGVGLRLDFNILILRLDLAMPLRIPYYEAGERWTFDRVNFGDRAWRRDNLILNIAIGYPF; translated from the coding sequence ATGATTAAGTTTAACCTAACGACCTATACAAAAACTGCTGCGATCTGCTCAGTATTACTTCTGAATTCTTGCAGCAACACCAAATTTCTGCAGGAAGGGCAAATGCTGTACATAGGCGGTGAAGTGAAGATTAAAAATGATACGCTTTCAAAAAAAGAAAAATCAAACCTTTCTGAAGCGCTCGAAGAGCAGCTAAGGCCAAAACCGAACACGTCTTTTCTGGGCCTCAGACCACAACTCTACATCTATAATATTACGAAAGAACCCAAAAAAGAGAAAGGCTTAAGAAACTGGCTTAAATACAAAATCGGTGAAAAACCGGTGCTTCTTAGTGATGTAGACCGCGAATTTAACGAGGATATCATCGTAAATTATTCTGAGAATAAAGGCTTTTTCAATGCAAAAGCGGTTTCAGATACGGTTTCAAAAAACAGAAAGGCAAAAGTGATTTACACGCTTACGCCAGGCGCGCGATACTTAATCAGCAATGTAAACTTCCCCGAAGATTCTACCGTAATCAACAGCGAAATTCAGGCAATAAAGGGCGAAACCTTTCTTAAAAGTGGAAATCCGTTCGACCTGGATGTGATCAAAGCAGAGCGCGAAAGGATTGATGAACACCTTAAAAACCGCGGTTTCTATTATTTCAGCGATGATAATATCGTAGTTCAGGCAGACAGTACTGTTCTTAAAGAACCGAAAGTAGAACTTTTCGTAAAACTTAAAAACAACACGCCGGCTCTTGCAAAAGAGCAGTTCACCATCAATAAAACGATTGTTTTCCCGGATTATAATATTGATGACGTGAAAGTGGGCAAATATGGCATCCCGTATAATACAGATTCGGTTGAAGTGATCGATGATCTTTATATTGTTGACCCTGAAAAAAAATTCAATCCCAGGATATTCAACCGCGCCCTGTACTTTGATAAAGGCGATTTGTATAACCGAAAAGACCATAATCTTTCGCTTAACAGACTCATCAGCCTTGGTGTATTTAAGTTCGTAAAGAATGAATTTGTGGTATCCGATTCGTTAAATCATGAGTTCGACGCGTATTATCTGCTGACACCGCGGCCATTCCAATCGTTGCGGCTGGAAACTTTAGGCAAAACAAGTTCGGCAAACTATACGGGTGGTGAAGTAAACCTTAACTGGACACACCGCAACTTTTTCCGTGGTGCAGAACAGCTCAAAGCTGCTGTTTATGGTGCTTTCGATGTTCAGATCGGTGGGCCAAAAGACGCAAATAACATCATCCGCGTGGGTGCCAATGCGCAACTTTCTATCCCGCGTCTTGTCGCTCCGTTCAGGTTCAGGTCTTCCAGTGCTTATGTTCCGCGCACAAATGTTGAACTTGGCTACGAATATCTGAGCCGAACCGAACTTTACACATTGCATAATTTCAACGCTTCATTTGGTTACCTCTGGAAAGAAAACGAGCGCAAGGAGCACGACCTTAAAGTTCTGGATGTAACGGTAGTTGCACCGCAAAATGTATCAGATAAATACAACGAGCAGATTTATGGTAACGAAGCGGAAGGAATCAGACCAAATCCGTCTCTTCAGCGTGTGATCGATAAACAGCTTATTTTCGGCCCCACTTATACATACACTTATACGAATACCATGTTGCCGCAGAAAAATACTTTCTATTATAAAGGAAGTCTGGATCTGGCCGGTACAATTGCTGGTATTGCAAGCGGTGCGGATGCAAAAGCGGGCGATCAGAAGGAAATGTTCGGCATCCCTTTCAGCCAGTACACCAAAATGGAGCATGACCTCCGCTACTACCGAAAAGTAGGCGATAAAAGCACAATTGCAACGCGTATTATTGCGGGAGTTGGTTATCCGTACGGCAATTCAATCACGATTCCGTATGTAAAGCAGTTTTTTGTAGGTGGCAGCAACAGTATCCGGGCCTTCCGCGCGAGGACTTTGGGACCGGGCAGTTATGACCCGACAGTTCAGAACGCTTCATTCTTTTTCGATCAGTCGGGCGATATTAAACTTGAACTTAATGCTGAATACCGCGCAAACATTTATAAATTTTTAAATGCTGCTATTTTTGCCGATGCGGGCAATGTGTGGCTTGTGAATGAAGATCCGGAAAGACCCGGCGGAAAATTTTCTAAAGATTTTGTGAAAGAAATTGCAGTTGGAGCGGGCGTTGGTCTGCGTCTTGATTTTAATATTTTAATTCTGCGCCTGGATTTGGCGATGCCGCTGCGGATCCCTTATTATGAAGCCGGCGAACGCTGGACTTTTGACCGAGTAAATTTCGGCGACCGTGCCTGGCGACGTGATAACCTGATCCTCAACATTGCGATTGGCTATCCGTTCTAA
- a CDS encoding Ribonuclease BN, whose amino-acid sequence MIKMKKLGFFWETLKETFTEWNNSPAGTDSASLAYYAIFSIPGLLIIIIWIAGYFFGQEAIQGQISNQIGGMMGGNVADSIEEMIAGALIDKENIFMKIVGIFSLVFGATTIFFQLQKSLNNLWDVEPAPKKAFVKFFLDRANSLGMILVIGFLLMITMVLSSLISLFNNYIAAQFGLETYYLMELVNFVIGFLLVMLVFAFMFKVLPDAEIRWKSVWAGATLTAALFTIGKFLLSFYFAEFKPESAFGKAGTIILIMMWINYSCMLIFFGAEYTKVYSRKKGYKIVPSKHAKWSSEKLYRKKLEEMSELGKTAEMEKI is encoded by the coding sequence TTGATCAAAATGAAGAAACTGGGTTTTTTTTGGGAAACATTAAAGGAAACATTTACTGAATGGAATAACTCACCTGCCGGAACAGATTCTGCAAGTTTAGCCTATTATGCAATTTTCTCAATTCCCGGCCTCCTGATTATCATTATCTGGATTGCCGGATACTTTTTTGGGCAGGAAGCGATTCAGGGGCAGATCAGCAATCAGATCGGCGGTATGATGGGTGGCAATGTTGCGGACAGTATCGAAGAAATGATCGCAGGTGCACTGATCGACAAAGAAAATATCTTCATGAAGATTGTAGGTATATTCTCACTGGTTTTCGGTGCAACCACAATTTTCTTCCAACTGCAGAAATCGCTCAATAATCTTTGGGACGTGGAACCTGCGCCTAAGAAAGCGTTTGTAAAGTTCTTTCTGGACCGCGCGAACTCGCTCGGGATGATATTGGTAATAGGTTTTCTGCTGATGATTACGATGGTGCTTTCTTCATTAATCAGCTTATTCAATAATTACATTGCAGCGCAGTTCGGCCTGGAGACTTACTATTTAATGGAGTTGGTGAATTTCGTTATTGGATTTCTCTTGGTGATGCTCGTCTTTGCCTTTATGTTTAAAGTGCTGCCCGATGCTGAAATCCGATGGAAATCGGTGTGGGCGGGTGCAACGCTCACTGCTGCGCTGTTTACAATTGGAAAGTTTCTATTGAGTTTTTACTTTGCCGAGTTCAAACCTGAATCTGCCTTTGGTAAAGCAGGTACCATTATCTTAATTATGATGTGGATTAATTACTCCTGTATGCTCATCTTTTTTGGCGCTGAGTATACGAAGGTCTATTCCCGCAAAAAAGGATATAAAATTGTGCCTTCAAAACACGCAAAATGGAGTAGCGAAAAACTGTACCGTAAGAAGCTGGAAGAAATGTCAGAATTAGGAAAAACAGCGGAAATGGAAAAGATTTAA
- a CDS encoding Glycine cleavage system H protein, producing the protein MNTPSELKYTKDHEWVRIDGNVATIGITDFAQGELGDIVFVDVDTVDDELSAGDVFGSVEAVKTVSDLFLPVSGTVVELNSELESQPELLNSDPYGKGWIIKLEIGDDADTSELITAEQYQESLG; encoded by the coding sequence ATGAATACACCGTCTGAATTAAAGTACACCAAAGATCACGAATGGGTGAGGATTGATGGCAACGTAGCTACGATAGGAATAACAGATTTCGCACAGGGCGAACTTGGCGATATTGTTTTTGTGGATGTAGATACTGTGGACGACGAGCTTTCCGCCGGCGATGTTTTTGGGAGTGTTGAAGCAGTGAAGACGGTTTCCGACCTGTTTTTACCCGTTTCGGGCACTGTAGTCGAGCTCAACAGCGAACTTGAAAGTCAGCCAGAACTTCTGAATTCCGACCCTTACGGGAAAGGCTGGATTATAAAACTTGAAATCGGTGACGACGCAGATACTTCCGAACTGATTACTGCTGAGCAATACCAGGAATCGCTTGGATAA